A genomic segment from Desulfurispirillum indicum S5 encodes:
- a CDS encoding M3 family oligoendopeptidase, giving the protein MTTHPEGIRWNLSSIYTGMDDHAIERDCAMVRSEAAALRERFRGKIDQIFPSEMAVLLQKLETINQMMGKLGAYAFLLFAVDTADEEKSAFFQSMKELSSALSAELTFFDIEWANLDEARAAVHMQDSSLAQYHHFLRKSRIYRDHLLSEPEERVISRYSVVAGSAMNSLFSKVMSRMSFGADRLSQEELMSKLRDVSAAVRKQAQEDFTAGLREYGHILTHIYNTVISEKMIVDDLRSYPNWIRSMNLANELSDAAVENLVGSVVSRYDIPQRFYHLKRKILGVETLYDYDRYAPLDTVNRTYSWEYACAAVLDAFDTVSPAMGDIARTFFEKKWIDSVCRPGKRSGAFAHPVTPDAHPVIMTNFTGNFRDMETLAHELGHGIHQYLAHQQGYFGSSTPLVLAETASVFAEMVLFRSEYAKLSDNRQKLAALCAKIESIIATVFRQISMNRFEDAYHTTRREKGELGSADISQLWMRSQRDMFGDSVELTENYSIWWSYIPHFINAPGYVYSYAFGELLVLSLYSQYLQQDDKDAYMKRYMELLGKGGVVPPAEALTSLGVDITSPEFWNSGLGAIEELVNEAELLYKNL; this is encoded by the coding sequence ATGACCACTCACCCTGAGGGCATTCGCTGGAATCTCAGTTCCATCTATACCGGTATGGACGACCACGCCATTGAGCGGGATTGCGCCATGGTGCGCAGCGAGGCTGCCGCTTTGCGGGAGCGTTTTCGCGGCAAGATTGACCAAATATTCCCCTCTGAGATGGCGGTGTTGCTGCAGAAGCTGGAAACCATCAATCAGATGATGGGAAAGCTGGGTGCCTACGCCTTTCTGCTCTTTGCGGTGGACACTGCTGACGAGGAGAAGTCGGCGTTCTTTCAATCCATGAAGGAGCTCTCCAGTGCCCTGTCTGCTGAGCTGACTTTCTTTGACATCGAATGGGCCAACCTGGATGAGGCCAGGGCTGCAGTCCACATGCAGGATTCCAGTCTGGCGCAGTATCACCATTTCCTGCGCAAAAGCCGCATCTACCGTGACCACCTGCTCAGCGAGCCCGAAGAGCGGGTGATCTCCCGTTACAGCGTGGTGGCGGGTTCCGCCATGAACAGCCTTTTCAGCAAGGTTATGTCGCGTATGAGTTTCGGTGCCGACCGGCTATCACAGGAAGAACTCATGTCAAAGCTGCGGGATGTCTCCGCTGCTGTGCGCAAGCAGGCCCAGGAGGACTTTACCGCTGGCCTGCGGGAGTATGGCCATATTCTGACCCATATCTATAATACGGTTATCAGTGAAAAGATGATCGTGGATGACCTGCGCAGCTATCCCAACTGGATTCGTTCCATGAATCTGGCCAATGAGCTTTCTGATGCTGCTGTAGAGAATCTGGTGGGTTCAGTGGTCAGCCGCTACGATATTCCCCAGCGTTTCTACCACCTGAAGCGGAAAATTCTTGGCGTCGAGACTCTCTATGATTACGACCGCTACGCGCCGCTGGATACGGTCAACCGTACTTACAGCTGGGAGTACGCCTGCGCTGCGGTGCTGGATGCTTTTGATACGGTCAGCCCGGCCATGGGCGATATCGCCCGTACGTTCTTTGAAAAGAAGTGGATCGATTCGGTCTGCCGTCCCGGCAAGCGCAGCGGTGCCTTTGCCCATCCCGTGACACCTGACGCTCACCCGGTGATCATGACCAACTTCACGGGGAACTTTCGCGATATGGAGACCCTGGCCCATGAGCTTGGTCACGGCATTCACCAGTACCTGGCCCATCAGCAGGGCTATTTCGGCTCAAGCACTCCGCTGGTGCTGGCGGAAACTGCTTCGGTGTTCGCGGAAATGGTGCTCTTCCGCAGTGAGTACGCCAAGCTCAGCGATAACCGCCAGAAGCTGGCGGCGCTCTGTGCCAAGATTGAATCGATCATCGCCACGGTTTTCCGCCAGATTTCCATGAATCGTTTTGAGGATGCCTACCACACCACCCGTCGCGAGAAGGGAGAGCTGGGTTCAGCGGATATTTCACAACTGTGGATGCGCAGCCAGCGGGACATGTTTGGTGACAGCGTCGAACTGACGGAGAACTACAGCATCTGGTGGTCGTATATTCCTCACTTTATCAACGCACCGGGCTATGTGTACTCCTACGCCTTTGGTGAACTGCTGGTGCTTTCCCTCTACAGCCAGTATCTGCAGCAGGATGACAAGGACGCCTATATGAAACGCTACATGGAGCTGCTGGGCAAGGGAGGTGTGGTTCCCCCTGCCGAGGCGCTGACATCCCTGGGGGTTGATATAACCAGTCCGGAGTTCTGGAATTCCGGTCTCGGCGCTATTGAAGAGCTTGTCAATGAGGCGGAGCTGTTATATAAGAACCTGTAA
- the trmB gene encoding tRNA (guanine(46)-N(7))-methyltransferase TrmB gives MSSSTIEVNPYVRKIHEFPETILVPGEDGRFALFPQLRSDMPVVVEIGSGSGNHMIQYLTRMPRCQYFGYELRYKRLYRTAQKLAEAKQQGYVVQCFAQKMPEHFAPASIDTLIINFPDPWAKLKQRKNRIMAPQNLKIFHSLLKPGGVVEFKSDHHEYFLRARENLLDSGFAVEAYTLNLHGSAYSADNIITEFERMFLHKVPKRIGWLRARKVG, from the coding sequence ATGTCGAGTTCAACCATTGAAGTCAATCCGTACGTGCGCAAAATCCATGAGTTTCCCGAAACCATTCTTGTCCCCGGTGAGGATGGCCGCTTCGCCCTTTTTCCCCAGCTGCGCTCTGATATGCCGGTGGTGGTGGAGATTGGTTCCGGCAGTGGAAACCACATGATCCAGTACCTGACGCGCATGCCCCGGTGTCAATACTTTGGCTATGAGTTGCGCTACAAACGCCTCTACCGCACGGCTCAGAAGCTTGCTGAAGCAAAACAGCAGGGCTATGTGGTGCAGTGTTTTGCCCAGAAGATGCCAGAACACTTCGCGCCCGCTTCCATAGACACCCTCATCATCAACTTTCCCGATCCCTGGGCAAAGCTGAAGCAGCGCAAGAATCGCATCATGGCGCCGCAGAATCTGAAAATCTTCCACAGCCTGCTTAAACCCGGCGGTGTGGTGGAATTCAAGTCCGACCACCATGAATACTTCCTGCGTGCCAGGGAGAATCTTCTGGACAGTGGATTTGCGGTGGAAGCCTATACGCTGAATCTCCATGGTTCAGCGTACAGTGCCGACAATATCATCACCGAATTTGAGCGCATGTTTCTGCATAAGGTTCCCAAACGCATTGGCTGGCTGCGGGCACGCAAGGTGGGTTGA
- the speA gene encoding biosynthetic arginine decarboxylase: MQKADIIAENLRRFRVDNWSEGYFSINEAGEVVVRCQGQSIPLTNVIEAAHNLGLSTPFIIRFPFLIGEQIKKFYRAFQHAKEEFNYKGEHKAVFPIKVNQNRHFIERLLHYGKDFSYGLEAGSKAELFAVLISDIPENALITCNGFKDREFLDLAVIGKQLGKDICVIIESVEELVGLIDIYRRAETIPDIGFRIKLSSRGSGKWEKSSGEGAKFGLSSTEILLAIDLLKEHDLLDRVNLLHFHIGSQITNVRTMKRAIREAGVIFAEVAKLGLNIKYLNIGGGIGVDYSGSKSSSLASAEYSIEEFANDVVFTMEDMCNKHGLERPGIVTESGRVIAAYHAIVVTDLVEIMGAEYDLSHYQQTQNEVKPLLELKYALEYMNEKNYIEYYHDALEFKEDLRTMFTLGLCSLVDKSNGDILFQEIVEKTIAIALRKGENFEKDPFLRKFLAEKYLCNFSVFNAIPDSWAIRQLFPIMPLKHLDRPCDNFGVITDITCDSDGVVNAYQFPDTAENEYLPLHDEMADYPIGIFLTGAYQEVLANKHNLLGQMNEISVDFNEEGKLDVVSSEQGDTVKDVLNGMRYDDAFINNQSKRFFQSMDNPKLFRRFRSYLNSYTYMIKDGHD; the protein is encoded by the coding sequence TTGCAGAAGGCAGATATCATAGCAGAAAACCTCAGACGCTTCAGGGTTGATAACTGGAGCGAAGGCTATTTTTCCATCAACGAGGCCGGCGAAGTGGTGGTGCGCTGCCAGGGGCAGTCGATTCCTTTGACCAACGTTATTGAAGCGGCCCATAACCTGGGGCTTTCCACGCCCTTCATCATTCGCTTCCCCTTTCTGATCGGCGAGCAGATCAAAAAGTTCTACCGTGCCTTTCAGCACGCCAAGGAAGAGTTCAACTACAAGGGTGAGCACAAGGCGGTGTTCCCCATCAAGGTCAACCAGAACCGTCACTTCATCGAACGGCTGCTGCACTATGGCAAGGATTTCTCCTATGGACTGGAAGCAGGCAGCAAGGCGGAACTGTTCGCCGTGCTCATCTCCGATATTCCCGAAAACGCCCTGATCACCTGCAACGGTTTCAAGGATCGCGAGTTCCTCGACCTGGCTGTCATCGGCAAGCAGCTGGGCAAGGATATCTGCGTCATCATTGAAAGTGTCGAGGAGCTGGTGGGCCTGATTGATATTTACCGGCGTGCCGAGACCATTCCCGATATCGGCTTTCGCATCAAGCTCTCCTCGCGGGGCTCCGGCAAATGGGAGAAATCCAGCGGCGAAGGGGCCAAGTTCGGCCTGAGCTCTACGGAGATCCTGCTGGCCATCGACCTGCTCAAGGAACATGACCTGCTCGACCGCGTGAATCTGCTGCACTTCCATATCGGCAGCCAGATCACCAACGTGCGCACCATGAAGCGGGCTATTCGCGAAGCGGGGGTGATCTTTGCCGAAGTCGCCAAGCTTGGTTTGAACATCAAGTACCTCAACATCGGTGGCGGTATCGGAGTGGACTATTCCGGCAGCAAGTCCTCTTCTCTGGCCAGCGCCGAGTACAGTATCGAAGAGTTTGCCAATGACGTGGTCTTTACCATGGAAGACATGTGTAATAAGCATGGCCTGGAGCGGCCCGGCATTGTGACGGAATCGGGTCGCGTGATCGCCGCCTACCACGCCATCGTGGTCACTGATCTGGTGGAGATCATGGGGGCGGAATACGACCTTTCCCATTACCAGCAGACTCAGAATGAGGTCAAGCCTCTGCTGGAGCTCAAATACGCTCTTGAATACATGAACGAGAAGAACTACATCGAATACTACCACGACGCCCTGGAATTCAAGGAAGACCTGCGTACCATGTTCACCCTGGGGCTGTGCTCACTGGTGGATAAGTCCAACGGCGATATTCTCTTCCAGGAAATTGTCGAAAAAACCATCGCCATTGCCCTGCGCAAAGGAGAAAATTTCGAGAAAGACCCTTTCCTGCGCAAGTTTCTGGCTGAAAAATACCTCTGCAATTTCTCGGTATTCAACGCCATTCCCGACTCCTGGGCTATTCGGCAGCTCTTTCCCATTATGCCTCTCAAACATCTGGACAGGCCCTGTGATAACTTTGGCGTGATTACCGACATCACCTGTGATTCCGATGGCGTTGTCAATGCCTATCAGTTTCCCGATACCGCCGAGAACGAATACCTGCCGCTGCACGACGAGATGGCTGACTACCCCATTGGGATATTCCTCACCGGTGCCTACCAGGAGGTACTGGCCAACAAACACAATCTGCTGGGGCAGATGAACGAGATCTCCGTGGATTTCAACGAAGAGGGCAAGCTGGACGTGGTTTCCAGTGAGCAGGGAGACACCGTCAAGGATGTGCTCAATGGCATGCGTTATGATGATGCCTTTATTAACAATCAGTCCAAGAG
- a CDS encoding transcription antitermination factor NusB, whose translation MIPVPTRRNQRENALKLNYALQIFSGSFDEPHIQRTASQFGMEVTEFTRELVQISLQANPACGQLIESLAKNDDMIAHLDRILMIQGMCELSMKHSPAQTVINEYIELAKLYGAENSFRFVNVVMNQYKEDHP comes from the coding sequence GTGATTCCGGTGCCTACGCGCCGCAACCAAAGGGAAAACGCCCTGAAACTCAATTACGCGCTGCAGATTTTCAGCGGCAGCTTTGATGAGCCCCACATCCAGCGGACGGCCAGTCAGTTCGGCATGGAAGTGACGGAGTTCACCCGTGAGCTGGTGCAGATATCGCTGCAGGCGAACCCGGCCTGTGGACAGCTCATTGAGTCCCTGGCCAAAAACGATGACATGATCGCGCATCTCGACCGGATTCTCATGATACAGGGCATGTGCGAACTGAGTATGAAACACTCCCCTGCTCAGACGGTAATCAATGAATATATTGAACTTGCCAAACTGTATGGCGCGGAGAACTCCTTCCGCTTTGTCAATGTGGTTATGAACCAGTACAAAGAAGACCACCCGTGA
- the ribH gene encoding 6,7-dimethyl-8-ribityllumazine synthase, producing MNVFEGSLIAPHKPVAIVVSRFNAFITESLLQGALDFLKRHGMSESDIDVVRAPGAFEIPLVADRLALTGKYSGIICLGAVIRGGTPHFDYVASEVTKGVAHVSLQRGIPVSFGVLTTDSIEQAIERAGTKAGNKGAEAAASVVEMMNLLEQIPG from the coding sequence ATGAACGTATTTGAAGGGAGCCTGATTGCTCCGCATAAACCTGTTGCCATCGTTGTCTCGCGATTTAACGCCTTTATCACCGAGAGTCTTCTGCAGGGCGCACTGGATTTTCTGAAGCGCCACGGCATGAGCGAGAGTGATATCGACGTCGTCCGTGCCCCCGGTGCCTTCGAAATCCCCCTGGTGGCTGACCGCCTGGCCCTGACGGGCAAATACAGCGGCATCATCTGTCTGGGCGCGGTGATTCGCGGTGGCACTCCCCATTTCGACTATGTGGCGTCAGAGGTGACCAAGGGCGTGGCCCATGTCTCCTTGCAGCGCGGCATTCCCGTCTCCTTCGGCGTGCTGACCACCGACTCCATCGAACAGGCCATTGAACGTGCCGGAACCAAGGCCGGCAACAAGGGTGCCGAGGCGGCAGCTTCGGTGGTGGAAATGATGAATCTGCTGGAGCAGATTCCCGGCTGA
- a CDS encoding DUF4911 domain-containing protein, translating to MKELVYVCKVHSPQIMYVNSLLDSYEGIGIIRTVNEKTGDVVFYTTSDTAEALEHFLLSLDQECGIEIREIRQQEGLELIP from the coding sequence GTGAAAGAGCTCGTGTATGTCTGTAAGGTCCACTCTCCGCAGATCATGTATGTCAACAGCCTGCTGGATTCCTACGAAGGTATCGGGATCATACGCACGGTGAACGAAAAGACCGGGGACGTGGTGTTCTACACCACGTCGGATACCGCCGAGGCCCTGGAGCATTTTCTGCTTTCACTGGATCAGGAATGTGGAATAGAAATACGGGAAATCCGGCAGCAAGAAGGCCTTGAGTTGATTCCATGA